A stretch of the Glutamicibacter sp. JL.03c genome encodes the following:
- a CDS encoding helix-turn-helix domain-containing protein → MYQIQHVDSFTAWSRLISDAFVQLRSEQVTGGHFAASLGVNMLGDIGLMRIHARPHAVQRTMDLTNSGDGEFYKVSYQIEGYGLLIQDGRETVLSPGDLAIYDTQRPYTLAFDKPATVVVALIPHQQFKLSPQQVGQVTALALKGNHPLSGTVAPLMEHLGANLPQWDEHGGYPLARNTVDLLATALGGVLGTESTGDTKTRQREKITSYIDAHLGDADLGPAQIAAAHFISVRSLHALFERQPRSVAALIRHRRLTEASRLLRDPLLSTLSAQAIGARVGVADAAGFSRMFSKEFGRTPGKYRAEQ, encoded by the coding sequence ATGTATCAAATCCAGCACGTCGACTCGTTTACCGCGTGGTCACGGCTCATCTCTGACGCCTTCGTTCAGCTGCGCAGTGAACAAGTGACCGGCGGCCACTTCGCCGCATCCCTCGGAGTCAACATGCTCGGCGACATAGGCTTGATGCGCATCCATGCAAGGCCTCATGCCGTGCAGCGAACCATGGACCTGACCAATAGCGGAGACGGCGAGTTCTACAAGGTCTCCTACCAGATCGAAGGCTATGGACTGCTGATACAGGACGGGCGTGAAACCGTGCTGTCACCCGGTGACCTTGCCATCTATGACACCCAGCGCCCCTACACCTTGGCCTTCGACAAGCCGGCCACCGTCGTCGTTGCGCTCATTCCGCATCAACAGTTCAAGCTTTCACCCCAGCAAGTCGGACAAGTCACGGCCTTGGCGCTCAAGGGCAATCATCCGCTCTCCGGCACTGTGGCTCCGCTCATGGAACACCTCGGCGCCAATCTCCCGCAATGGGACGAACACGGGGGATACCCTTTGGCGCGCAACACTGTGGACCTGCTGGCCACCGCGCTCGGCGGAGTCCTGGGAACAGAAAGCACCGGCGACACAAAAACCCGGCAACGCGAAAAGATCACCAGCTACATCGACGCCCACCTCGGCGATGCCGACTTGGGGCCAGCGCAAATCGCCGCCGCGCATTTCATCTCGGTCCGCAGCCTCCATGCTCTGTTCGAGCGCCAGCCCCGTAGCGTCGCGGCATTGATCCGACACCGCCGCCTGACAGAGGCCTCGCGATTGCTGCGCGACCCGTTGCTCTCCACACTCTCAGCCCAGGCCATCGGTGCCCGAGTGGGTGTCGCCGACGCGGCGGGATTCAGCCGCATGTTTTCCAAGGAATTCGGCCGTACTCCAGGCAAGTACCGAGCAGAGCAGTGA
- a CDS encoding shikimate 5-dehydrogenase, with product MPILNKDMSLCISLSGRPSNIGTRFHNYLYEELGLNFIYKAFSTEDLAGAIAGVRALGIRGCSVSMPFKEDVMKLVDEIEPSAAAIDSVNTIVNTEGRLVASNTDFEAIATLIKRHELDASYSVLVRGSGGMAKAVVAAFRDAGFENLTVLARNEKAGQELAQKYGYESVVSDPAPGHQILVNVTPLGMDGVQAEVQSFSDEHIAAADAVFDVVAFPSQTPLILAAQKAGKPVITGAEVIALQAAAQFEKYTGHSLSDEQVARASEFSRQ from the coding sequence GTGCCGATCTTGAATAAAGACATGTCCCTGTGCATCTCGCTGTCGGGGCGACCTTCAAATATCGGGACCCGCTTCCACAATTACCTCTATGAAGAACTCGGGCTGAACTTCATCTACAAGGCCTTCTCCACCGAGGACCTTGCTGGAGCAATTGCCGGTGTTCGCGCCTTGGGCATTCGCGGATGCTCGGTGTCCATGCCTTTTAAAGAGGACGTGATGAAGCTGGTTGATGAGATCGAGCCTTCGGCCGCTGCCATCGACTCGGTCAATACCATCGTGAACACCGAAGGCCGGCTGGTGGCCTCGAATACTGATTTTGAAGCAATCGCGACGCTCATCAAGCGCCACGAGCTGGATGCGAGCTACAGCGTCTTGGTCCGCGGATCCGGAGGAATGGCCAAGGCCGTTGTCGCAGCGTTCCGGGATGCTGGCTTCGAAAATCTCACCGTGCTGGCCCGGAACGAAAAAGCCGGTCAAGAGCTGGCCCAGAAATACGGCTATGAGTCTGTTGTCTCAGATCCAGCACCTGGCCACCAGATCCTGGTGAACGTCACGCCGTTGGGCATGGATGGAGTGCAGGCCGAGGTGCAGTCATTCTCCGACGAGCACATCGCTGCTGCCGACGCTGTTTTTGATGTTGTCGCTTTCCCCAGCCAGACCCCGCTGATCCTTGCCGCCCAGAAGGCAGGCAAGCCGGTGATTACCGGCGCTGAAGTCATTGCCTTGCAGGCCGCGGCCCAGTTCGAGAAGTACACCGGGCATTCATTGAGCGATGAGCAGGTGGCTCGCGCTTCGGAGTTCTCGCGCCAGTAG
- a CDS encoding HtaA domain-containing protein, with translation MGYISSLADGRIEASNGVWQAGNSLVFPASPATDVPDNEVWFNGQVSFSGHGGMMKLDLIEPRVENHDETITLTIGTATGRVAIAELTETAVSRAFGLVKTRFSAVLTEAGSQLFNGQYPAGQALEDLEVVLRG, from the coding sequence GTGGGTTATATTTCTTCCCTCGCTGATGGACGCATCGAAGCGAGCAATGGTGTTTGGCAGGCGGGCAACTCGCTGGTCTTCCCTGCTTCCCCGGCCACGGATGTTCCCGATAACGAGGTCTGGTTCAATGGACAGGTTTCATTCTCCGGGCACGGAGGCATGATGAAGCTCGACCTGATCGAACCGCGCGTGGAAAACCATGATGAAACCATCACGCTGACCATTGGAACCGCCACTGGCCGTGTTGCCATTGCCGAACTGACCGAAACCGCCGTCTCACGGGCATTCGGTTTGGTCAAGACCCGCTTCTCTGCGGTGCTCACCGAAGCCGGTTCGCAGTTGTTCAACGGACAGTACCCAGCGGGCCAGGCGCTCGAAGACCTTGAAGTAGTCCTTCGCGGCTGA
- a CDS encoding aldehyde dehydrogenase family protein yields MAFANAQELLAAIQPATGGTEIHDPATGELVGRVAEQTAEDLDAAVASAKAAQPGWDKLGHEERKRLLNAAADNIEANAEALAELLSREQGKPLNGPNARFEVGSAAAWLRAATAYDVEPEVVVDDGETYAAKHYRALGVVGAIGPWNWPMMISIWQLAPSLRMGNTVVMKPSEYTPLSVLALVHILNEVLPADVLHVVAGGREVGEKLSSHPDIAKIMFTGSTRTGKAIIRSSADTVKRLTMELGGNDAGIVLEDADPKAIAQDLFWGAFINTGQTCAALKRLYVPEAIYDEVCTELTAVAKAMPMGNGLDENNVLGPLQNKAQYDIVAELVADAVDSGATVLLGANPDEQAKGYFYPTTLIADIAADNRLVTEEQFGPALPIIKVRDSAEAVEHANALEVGLGASVWSSDRAKALEVAAQIESGTVWINSHGTIDPRIPFGGAKQSGYGLEFGIDGLKSLAQPQIIKG; encoded by the coding sequence ATGGCATTCGCCAACGCCCAAGAACTGCTAGCCGCCATCCAACCCGCAACCGGCGGAACCGAAATCCACGATCCGGCCACCGGAGAACTCGTGGGCCGGGTCGCCGAGCAAACCGCCGAGGACCTCGATGCGGCCGTGGCTTCGGCCAAGGCAGCGCAACCAGGCTGGGACAAACTCGGCCATGAAGAACGCAAGCGCTTGCTCAACGCCGCGGCCGACAATATCGAAGCCAACGCCGAGGCCCTGGCCGAACTGCTCTCGCGCGAACAGGGCAAACCGCTGAACGGGCCCAATGCCCGATTCGAAGTAGGAAGCGCCGCTGCCTGGCTGCGGGCTGCCACCGCCTACGACGTGGAACCCGAAGTCGTCGTGGATGACGGCGAAACCTATGCCGCCAAGCACTACCGTGCCCTGGGTGTTGTCGGCGCGATCGGGCCGTGGAACTGGCCCATGATGATTTCCATCTGGCAGCTGGCCCCGTCCCTGCGCATGGGCAACACCGTGGTGATGAAGCCCAGCGAATACACTCCGCTATCGGTTCTCGCCTTGGTGCACATCCTCAATGAGGTCCTGCCCGCCGATGTCCTGCATGTTGTCGCCGGTGGACGCGAGGTCGGCGAGAAGCTTTCCAGCCATCCGGATATCGCCAAGATCATGTTCACCGGTTCCACCCGGACTGGCAAGGCGATCATTCGATCTTCAGCCGATACGGTCAAACGGCTGACCATGGAACTGGGTGGCAACGACGCAGGCATTGTGCTGGAGGATGCCGACCCGAAAGCGATTGCCCAGGACTTGTTCTGGGGCGCGTTCATCAACACAGGCCAGACCTGCGCCGCGTTGAAGCGTCTCTACGTCCCGGAGGCAATCTACGACGAGGTGTGCACCGAGCTCACCGCGGTAGCCAAGGCCATGCCGATGGGCAACGGCCTGGACGAAAACAATGTCTTGGGCCCTCTGCAGAACAAGGCACAGTACGACATCGTGGCCGAGCTGGTCGCAGACGCTGTGGACTCCGGTGCTACGGTTCTGCTCGGCGCGAACCCTGATGAACAGGCCAAGGGATACTTCTATCCCACCACCCTCATCGCTGACATCGCTGCGGATAATCGTTTGGTGACCGAGGAGCAATTCGGACCGGCACTGCCGATCATCAAGGTCAGGGACAGCGCGGAAGCCGTCGAGCACGCCAACGCCTTGGAGGTGGGCCTCGGCGCTTCGGTCTGGAGCAGCGACCGGGCCAAGGCCTTGGAAGTCGCAGCCCAGATCGAGTCCGGGACCGTGTGGATCAACTCCCACGGCACCATCGATCCGCGCATTCCATTCGGCGGCGCCAAGCAATCGGGCTATGGCCTGGAATTCGGCATTGACGGGCTGAAATCCCTGGCCCAGCCCCAAATCATCAAGGGCTAA
- a CDS encoding APC family permease, translated as MALEQRTLTVPALVVMIIAASAPLTAVAGGVTTNYAVTGMSSVPLSFLLIGAVLLIFSIGYTAMSRHIPNAGAFYAYVAEGLGRIAGVGAAMVALVSYNLMQIGIYGMFGFAASSFLNATFDTAMPWWVTALVAWAAVGFLGLNRVDFSVKVLGIIVAAEFLVVIVYNIMAFALAPQAPQPEAAFNLSDALAPGMGAVVAFTIAAFMGFESGTIYNEEVKDPQRTARRATMIAIIIIACFYAFSAFAVAVGEGADNVIAASAENGPDLLFVFFAAHAPTWFVDLSNILFITSLFAALLAFHNVIARYFYSMGRGGALPKFLAVTSRRTHAPIAGSLAQSLLGLIVIVAFAVASRGQEPMYIVFTMFTWMTNSAAFGLVLLMALTSFAVIGYFARHAANDSLITRVIAPLISGIALFYVFVQIIINFDILLGVEDPGVLGFVLQGIVIVPGLLGSLAAAVVRLGRRESQPASELSVS; from the coding sequence ATGGCACTGGAACAACGCACGCTCACCGTGCCAGCTTTGGTGGTAATGATCATTGCCGCAAGCGCGCCCTTGACCGCAGTTGCCGGCGGCGTCACCACCAACTATGCGGTGACCGGCATGAGCTCGGTACCGCTGTCCTTCTTGCTCATCGGCGCGGTGCTCCTCATCTTCAGCATCGGCTACACCGCCATGAGCCGGCACATTCCCAATGCCGGAGCCTTCTACGCCTATGTGGCCGAAGGGCTCGGGCGCATCGCGGGAGTCGGCGCTGCGATGGTGGCTTTGGTGAGCTACAACCTCATGCAAATCGGCATCTATGGGATGTTCGGATTCGCGGCTTCGTCCTTCCTCAACGCCACCTTCGATACAGCCATGCCCTGGTGGGTCACGGCCCTGGTCGCGTGGGCGGCCGTCGGATTCCTCGGCCTGAACCGCGTGGATTTCTCCGTGAAAGTCCTCGGGATTATCGTTGCCGCCGAATTCCTTGTGGTCATCGTCTATAACATCATGGCCTTTGCCCTGGCCCCCCAGGCCCCGCAACCCGAAGCCGCTTTCAACCTCTCCGATGCCCTTGCCCCGGGCATGGGCGCAGTCGTGGCATTCACCATCGCGGCGTTCATGGGCTTCGAATCCGGGACCATCTACAACGAAGAGGTCAAGGACCCGCAGCGTACCGCCCGACGCGCCACCATGATCGCGATCATCATCATCGCGTGCTTCTACGCCTTCTCCGCGTTCGCCGTCGCCGTCGGGGAAGGAGCGGACAACGTCATCGCAGCATCAGCCGAAAACGGTCCAGATCTGCTCTTTGTCTTCTTCGCGGCCCATGCTCCCACCTGGTTTGTGGACCTGTCGAACATCCTATTCATCACCAGCCTCTTCGCGGCATTGCTGGCATTCCACAACGTCATCGCCCGGTACTTCTACTCCATGGGACGCGGCGGCGCGCTGCCGAAATTCCTGGCCGTAACTTCCCGGAGGACTCACGCGCCCATCGCCGGATCACTGGCCCAGTCCTTGCTCGGGCTGATCGTGATCGTGGCCTTCGCCGTGGCATCGCGCGGGCAAGAGCCCATGTACATCGTGTTCACCATGTTCACGTGGATGACCAACTCCGCTGCTTTCGGTCTGGTCCTGCTCATGGCCCTGACGTCCTTCGCGGTCATCGGGTATTTCGCTCGGCACGCAGCGAATGACTCGCTGATCACGCGCGTGATCGCGCCATTGATTTCGGGCATCGCGTTGTTCTACGTATTCGTCCAGATCATCATCAACTTCGATATCCTGCTTGGCGTGGAGGACCCAGGAGTTCTGGGCTTCGTCCTTCAAGGCATCGTGATCGTCCCGGGATTGCTCGGATCATTGGCCGCGGCCGTTGTCCGACTAGGCCGGCGAGAAAGCCAACCAGCATCAGAATTGTCCGTTTCATAA
- the arr gene encoding NAD(+)--rifampin ADP-ribosyltransferase codes for MSMDLEAGPFYHGTKAELGPGDLLSAGFPSNYRPEVIMNHIYFTALPDGAGLAAEIAALDGTPHVYEVEPTGDFEDDPNVTDKKFPGNPTRSYRSASPLRVVREIQDWKRLPAQELQGWRDRIAAIRATPKGEIIN; via the coding sequence ATGAGCATGGATTTGGAAGCAGGACCCTTCTATCACGGCACCAAAGCGGAGCTGGGCCCCGGTGATTTGTTATCTGCAGGATTTCCCTCGAACTATCGCCCCGAAGTCATCATGAACCATATCTATTTCACGGCCTTGCCTGACGGTGCGGGATTAGCCGCTGAAATCGCGGCACTGGATGGAACGCCTCATGTTTATGAAGTGGAGCCGACGGGCGATTTCGAAGATGATCCGAATGTCACGGACAAGAAGTTCCCGGGCAATCCCACCAGATCGTACCGCAGTGCCAGTCCGCTCAGAGTCGTCCGCGAAATCCAGGATTGGAAGCGGCTGCCGGCCCAGGAGCTGCAAGGCTGGCGAGACCGCATCGCGGCCATCAGAGCTACCCCGAAAGGCGAAATCATCAATTAG
- a CDS encoding TetR/AcrR family transcriptional regulator, which translates to MPKIVDHDQRRREIVEVTWRFIAREGIEKLNLRDLAATAGYANGALKPYFPTRDALLTATFNFVADATNQRIYKKANGLQGLDAIEAFAREVLPLDELRRNEARIAVHFWHLALGDSKLADVNASTMDQWRTMLDGWLREILDDSDARTQMARDSMINFLMGAQASSVLDAEVNTAQRLEQQLKYQLDLLAILMR; encoded by the coding sequence ATGCCGAAAATCGTTGATCATGACCAGCGCCGCCGAGAGATTGTAGAGGTCACCTGGCGATTCATTGCCAGGGAGGGCATTGAGAAGCTGAATCTGCGTGACTTGGCAGCCACCGCGGGCTACGCCAATGGAGCATTGAAGCCCTACTTCCCAACGCGTGATGCGCTCTTGACCGCGACCTTCAATTTTGTTGCCGATGCGACGAATCAACGAATCTACAAGAAGGCCAATGGCCTCCAAGGACTGGATGCGATCGAAGCCTTCGCCCGCGAGGTTCTCCCGCTCGATGAGCTCCGGCGCAACGAAGCCCGCATCGCCGTTCATTTCTGGCACCTTGCCCTGGGGGATTCCAAGCTCGCGGACGTCAATGCGTCGACGATGGATCAATGGCGCACCATGCTCGATGGATGGCTGCGGGAAATCCTTGATGACAGCGATGCACGCACTCAAATGGCGCGGGACTCCATGATCAACTTCCTCATGGGAGCCCAGGCCAGCAGCGTCCTGGATGCCGAGGTTAACACGGCGCAACGGCTGGAACAGCAGCTTAAATACCAGCTGGATTTGCTCGCAATCCTGATGCGGTAG